A genome region from Baekduia alba includes the following:
- a CDS encoding alpha-glucosidase/alpha-galactosidase produces MAKIALIGAGSATFTRMLLGDILSFDELAGSTIALHDIDSERLDTAIAVAHATARETGAHPVVEASLDRRAALDGADYVINIIAVGGHAATVVDYEVPLRHGVRQTIGDTLGIGGIFRALRTIPVLEGIAADMAEVCPNAWLLNYTNPMAMLCWAIAEGTPQKKVVGLCHSVQNTTRQLAEYVGVPFEEVTFLGAGVNHQAWILRFERAGESLYPLLDEAIARDPDGLQRHVRVEMYRRLGFFPTESSEHSSEYLPWFMRHDDMLERFRLQPGCYVQESLENLDEHARVRAAIAAGEPLPVEPSIEYAPQIIHSMETGRVRTVYGNVRNEGLIDNLPHGACVEVPCLVDDAGLQPTKVGALPAQCAALNRTFLNVGELTIKAALEGRREHVLHAAMLDPNTSATLTLEGIAALVDDMIEAHGDALPEGIRRTTAVAR; encoded by the coding sequence ATGGCCAAGATCGCGCTCATCGGCGCGGGCAGCGCGACGTTCACGCGCATGCTCCTCGGCGACATCCTCAGCTTCGACGAGCTCGCCGGATCGACCATCGCGCTGCACGACATCGACTCCGAGCGGCTCGACACCGCGATCGCCGTGGCCCACGCCACGGCGCGCGAGACGGGCGCCCATCCGGTCGTCGAGGCGAGCCTCGACCGGCGCGCCGCGCTGGACGGAGCCGACTACGTCATCAACATCATCGCGGTTGGCGGCCATGCCGCCACGGTCGTCGACTACGAGGTCCCGCTGCGCCACGGCGTCCGCCAGACGATCGGCGACACGCTGGGCATCGGCGGCATCTTCCGCGCGCTACGCACGATCCCCGTGCTCGAGGGCATCGCCGCCGACATGGCCGAGGTCTGTCCCAACGCGTGGCTGCTCAACTACACCAACCCGATGGCGATGCTCTGCTGGGCGATCGCCGAGGGCACCCCGCAGAAGAAGGTCGTGGGCCTCTGCCACTCGGTGCAGAACACGACGCGCCAGCTCGCCGAGTACGTCGGCGTGCCGTTCGAGGAGGTCACGTTCCTCGGCGCGGGCGTCAACCACCAGGCCTGGATCCTGCGCTTCGAGCGCGCCGGTGAGAGCCTCTACCCGTTGCTCGACGAGGCCATCGCCCGCGACCCCGACGGCCTCCAACGCCACGTGCGCGTCGAGATGTACCGGCGGCTCGGCTTTTTCCCGACGGAGTCCAGCGAGCACTCCTCGGAGTACCTGCCGTGGTTCATGCGCCACGACGACATGCTCGAGCGCTTCCGCCTGCAACCCGGCTGCTATGTGCAGGAGAGCCTGGAGAACCTGGACGAGCACGCGCGCGTCCGCGCCGCGATCGCCGCCGGTGAGCCGCTGCCGGTCGAGCCCAGCATCGAGTACGCGCCGCAGATCATCCACTCGATGGAGACGGGCCGCGTCCGCACCGTCTATGGCAACGTCCGCAACGAGGGGTTGATCGACAACCTGCCCCACGGCGCGTGCGTCGAGGTCCCCTGCTTGGTGGACGACGCCGGGCTGCAGCCGACGAAGGTCGGCGCTCTGCCCGCGCAGTGCGCGGCGCTCAACCGCACGTTCCTCAACGTCGGCGAGCTGACGATCAAGGCCGCGCTGGAGGGCCGGCGTGAGCACGTCCTCCACGCCGCGATGCTCGACCCCAACACCTCGGCGACGCTGACGCTCGAGGGCATCGCCGCCCTGGTCGACGACATGATCGAGGCGCACGGGGACGCGCTGCCCGAGGGCATCCGCCGGACGACGGCGGTGGCGCGATGA
- a CDS encoding SDR family NAD(P)-dependent oxidoreductase, translated as MSTTVVVGAARGIGATTARRLAEASYTDRLILADLDGAGVGRVAEELRERGHDVTGHALDLTDHAALDAFASTTADAERVALVAGAFVAAPALEITPEQFQRILGVNLTGTYFAAQAYAQRMAANGGGSICAVASIAARMPRMRQVGYCASKAGVRHALRVLGMEVAPAGVRVNTVSPGITDTPMMREVAADHMTVADLALGSPEAMRPRIPDGRVATTDDVAEAVAFLLSPAADHVTLQDLVVDGGELLGMA; from the coding sequence ATGAGCACGACCGTCGTCGTCGGCGCGGCGCGCGGGATCGGCGCCACGACCGCCCGGCGCCTCGCGGAGGCGTCCTACACCGACCGGCTGATCCTCGCCGATCTGGACGGCGCCGGCGTCGGCCGGGTCGCCGAGGAGCTGCGCGAGCGCGGCCATGACGTGACGGGCCACGCGCTCGACCTCACCGACCACGCCGCGTTGGACGCCTTCGCCTCCACGACCGCCGACGCCGAGCGCGTCGCGCTGGTCGCCGGGGCGTTCGTCGCGGCGCCCGCGCTGGAAATCACCCCCGAGCAGTTCCAGCGCATCCTCGGCGTCAACCTCACCGGCACCTACTTCGCCGCCCAGGCCTACGCCCAGCGCATGGCCGCCAACGGCGGTGGGTCGATCTGCGCGGTGGCGTCGATCGCGGCGCGGATGCCACGCATGCGGCAAGTCGGCTACTGCGCCTCGAAGGCCGGCGTGCGACACGCGCTGCGCGTGCTGGGCATGGAAGTCGCGCCGGCAGGGGTGCGGGTCAACACCGTCAGCCCCGGCATCACCGACACGCCGATGATGCGCGAGGTGGCAGCCGACCACATGACGGTGGCCGACCTGGCCCTCGGCAGCCCGGAGGCGATGCGCCCGCGCATCCCGGACGGGCGGGTCGCGACGACCGACGACGTGGCGGAGGCCGTGGCCTTCCTGCTGTCGCCAGCGGCTGACCACGTGACGTTGCAAGACCTCGTCGTCGATGGCGGCGAGTTGCTGGGCATGGCGTAG
- a CDS encoding ABC transporter substrate-binding protein has protein sequence MLMRRTLGIAAVLAAATIGAAGCGGSSSDDGAGGGPVTITLWHGQNQSAAKVINKLVADFNKTHPDVKVDSQVGSLADSLLQKTTAALAGGKYPDIVYTFGPNVANLARSPKALDMTATVKGAGWNWDDFFPPAREAVTIDGRVRAIPALIDSLAVVYNKKLFAQAGLRTPKAGWTWDEYRADAKALTDKAKGRFGTGWPGVGDEDTTWRLWPLVWSAGGNVLSADGKSAGYGGASGQQAFAQVQAMAQDDKSVYVDKTVGSDQTYRVFTSGRLGMIPTGPWELPVISASAVDYDVAPMPTFGGAPVTISGPDTWMVFKNSDARAKASTEFLKWLTAPEQDAVWDIDAGSLPLRHSSAEQPVWKAHVAKLTGLPAFVDALDSARVRPVIEAYPKLSEAVGQAVAGVLLGQQSAGDAQKRAVDGGNKALSGS, from the coding sequence ATGCTGATGCGAAGGACCCTCGGGATCGCGGCGGTGCTCGCCGCCGCGACGATCGGCGCCGCCGGCTGCGGCGGCTCCAGCAGCGACGACGGCGCCGGCGGCGGACCGGTGACGATCACGCTCTGGCACGGCCAGAACCAATCGGCGGCCAAGGTCATCAACAAGCTGGTCGCCGACTTCAACAAGACGCACCCGGACGTCAAGGTGGACTCGCAGGTCGGGTCGCTCGCCGACTCGCTGCTGCAGAAGACGACAGCCGCGTTGGCCGGCGGCAAGTACCCCGACATCGTCTACACGTTCGGGCCCAACGTCGCGAACCTCGCCCGCAGCCCGAAGGCGCTGGACATGACGGCGACGGTCAAGGGCGCCGGCTGGAACTGGGACGACTTCTTCCCGCCCGCGCGAGAGGCGGTGACGATCGACGGCAGGGTCCGGGCGATCCCGGCGCTCATCGACTCGCTGGCCGTCGTCTACAACAAGAAGCTGTTCGCCCAGGCCGGCCTGCGCACGCCGAAGGCGGGCTGGACGTGGGACGAGTACCGCGCAGACGCCAAGGCGCTGACCGACAAGGCCAAGGGCCGGTTCGGGACCGGATGGCCGGGGGTCGGCGACGAGGACACGACCTGGCGCCTGTGGCCGCTGGTCTGGAGCGCGGGCGGCAACGTCCTCTCGGCCGACGGCAAGTCGGCCGGCTACGGCGGCGCCAGCGGCCAGCAGGCGTTCGCCCAGGTCCAGGCCATGGCGCAGGACGACAAGTCGGTCTACGTCGACAAGACGGTCGGTAGCGACCAGACGTACCGCGTGTTCACGTCGGGCCGCCTCGGGATGATCCCGACAGGGCCATGGGAGCTGCCGGTCATCAGCGCGTCGGCGGTCGACTACGACGTTGCGCCGATGCCGACGTTCGGCGGCGCCCCCGTGACGATCTCCGGCCCCGACACCTGGATGGTGTTCAAGAACAGCGACGCGCGCGCAAAGGCGTCGACCGAGTTCCTGAAGTGGTTGACCGCGCCCGAGCAGGACGCGGTCTGGGACATCGATGCCGGCAGCCTCCCACTGCGCCATTCCAGCGCCGAGCAGCCGGTCTGGAAGGCGCACGTGGCCAAGCTGACCGGCCTGCCGGCGTTCGTCGACGCGCTGGACAGCGCCCGCGTGCGCCCGGTCATCGAGGCATACCCGAAGCTCTCGGAGGCCGTGGGTCAGGCCGTCGCGGGCGTCCTGCTCGGCCAGCAGTCAGCCGGCGACGCGCAGAAGCGCGCGGTCGACGGCGGCAACAAGGCGCTGTCGGGCTCGTGA
- a CDS encoding carbohydrate ABC transporter permease produces the protein MSTVFAQAPRPTEAAARPAPRRRPLQRLLGETPTAWLYVLPAAIIIVGLAIVPVAWSALLSVQDKDPIAETTKYVGLRNYSDLFDDPAFSGAIKHTLIYAAAFVPLSIIGGLALALALNRRIRFIGIYRTLAFVPVVVSATIQGVLFSFIFDDQFGVANALLHTVGIGPQPFFADGGQALALLVVASLWAGTSCVSFCAVVFLAALQDVPKELSEAASIDGARRWGTFRHVTLPALAPVLVFLVLWQTVSAIQLFDIVYGSTAGGPGNSTVVVVYYIYRSIRDSAYGTGAAASYVVAGGLMALTALAWLGQRRREQTA, from the coding sequence GTGAGCACGGTCTTCGCCCAGGCGCCGCGGCCCACCGAGGCCGCGGCGCGGCCGGCGCCGCGGCGCCGGCCGCTGCAGCGGCTCCTCGGGGAGACGCCGACGGCATGGCTGTACGTCCTGCCGGCGGCGATCATCATCGTCGGGCTGGCGATCGTCCCAGTCGCGTGGTCGGCGCTGCTCAGCGTCCAGGACAAGGACCCGATCGCCGAGACCACCAAGTACGTCGGGCTGCGCAACTACTCCGACCTGTTCGACGACCCTGCGTTCTCGGGCGCGATCAAGCACACGCTGATCTACGCGGCGGCGTTCGTCCCGCTGAGCATCATCGGCGGCCTCGCGCTCGCGCTCGCGCTCAACCGGCGGATCAGGTTCATCGGGATCTACCGCACGCTGGCGTTCGTCCCGGTCGTGGTGAGCGCCACGATCCAGGGCGTCCTGTTCTCCTTCATCTTCGACGACCAGTTCGGCGTCGCCAACGCGCTCCTGCACACGGTCGGGATCGGTCCGCAGCCGTTCTTCGCCGACGGCGGGCAGGCGTTGGCGCTGCTGGTCGTCGCCAGCCTGTGGGCCGGCACGAGCTGTGTGAGCTTCTGCGCGGTCGTGTTCCTCGCGGCGCTGCAGGACGTCCCCAAGGAGCTGTCGGAGGCGGCGTCGATCGACGGCGCGCGCCGCTGGGGCACGTTCCGCCACGTCACGCTGCCGGCGCTGGCGCCCGTCCTCGTGTTCCTCGTGCTCTGGCAGACGGTCAGCGCGATCCAGCTCTTCGACATCGTCTACGGCTCGACGGCCGGCGGCCCCGGCAACTCGACGGTCGTCGTCGTGTACTACATCTACCGCTCGATCCGCGACTCCGCCTACGGCACCGGCGCGGCCGCGTCCTACGTCGTAGCCGGCGGCCTGATGGCGCTGACCGCGCTTGCGTGGCTCGGTCAGCGCCGGCGGGAGCAGACCGCGTGA
- a CDS encoding carbohydrate ABC transporter permease translates to MRRRLPFDPWHLVLAPVCALLAAPLAWMALSSFMNNAQLNRFPPTIIPGSLHLDGYNYLFDNAALPTWFLNSAIVSLVCVVGNLVFCSTAGYAFARLNFRGSKALLGLMVATLIVPFQLTLIPTFIIMEHLGLIDTLGAIIVPSLVMPFGVLLLRQFFLSLPREVEEAAWIDGCSRWKILWAIVLPLARPALATVAIVTFLLTWNDVSWPAIAISSEAHDTLPLGIASFKSRAQTNQSAIMAANVLTTLPVLLAFLAAQRAFVRSIASTAVKG, encoded by the coding sequence ATCCGCCGCCGCCTCCCCTTCGACCCGTGGCACCTGGTGCTCGCGCCGGTGTGCGCGCTGCTGGCGGCGCCGCTGGCGTGGATGGCGCTGAGCTCGTTCATGAACAACGCGCAGCTCAACCGCTTCCCGCCGACGATCATCCCCGGGTCGCTGCACCTCGACGGCTACAACTACCTGTTCGACAACGCCGCGCTGCCGACGTGGTTCCTGAACTCGGCGATCGTCAGCCTCGTCTGCGTCGTGGGCAACCTGGTGTTCTGCTCGACGGCGGGCTATGCGTTCGCCCGCCTGAACTTCCGCGGGTCCAAAGCGTTGTTGGGGCTGATGGTCGCGACGCTGATCGTCCCGTTCCAGCTGACGCTGATCCCGACGTTCATCATCATGGAGCATCTCGGGCTCATCGACACCCTGGGCGCCATCATCGTCCCGTCGCTGGTCATGCCCTTCGGCGTGCTCCTCCTGCGCCAGTTCTTCCTGTCCTTGCCGCGCGAGGTCGAGGAGGCCGCGTGGATCGACGGCTGCTCGCGATGGAAGATCCTGTGGGCGATCGTGCTCCCGCTGGCGCGCCCGGCGCTGGCGACCGTCGCGATCGTCACGTTCCTGCTGACCTGGAACGACGTGTCGTGGCCAGCAATCGCGATCTCCAGCGAGGCCCACGACACGCTCCCGCTCGGGATCGCGAGCTTCAAGAGCCGGGCCCAGACCAACCAGTCGGCGATCATGGCCGCCAACGTCCTCACCACGTTGCCGGTCCTGCTGGCCTTCCTTGCCGCCCAGCGGGCGTTCGTCCGCTCGATCGCCTCGACCGCCGTGAAGGGATGA
- a CDS encoding ABC transporter ATP-binding protein — translation MTSTPGISLRQVAKTYDNGVTAVRDVSLDVAEGEFAVLVGPSGCGKSTLLRMIAGLEEVTGGEIHIAGRDVTDVAPPDRDIAMVFQNYALYPHMTVGQNLGFGLKQRKTDKNVIAQRVGEVGTMLGLGELMHRRPAQLSGGQRQRVAIGRALVREPAAFLLDEPLSNLDAKLRHAMRSELARLHGRLGVTTVYVTHDQVEAMTLGDRVVVLRDGVVQQCDHPQALYERPCNLFVAAFIGSPAMNLVDAEVEGGAVHFAGHRLALPEGSPLLGRRGRVILGIRPAAFVADGPRADPDWPTMRVELGLVEHLGDEVQASFALDAPRVTADAVLAAEDADAAGDARLLADDERTRFVAALDGRLPVRTGDAMTLRVDCSQLHAFDPATGDALAVRDAMLAGVR, via the coding sequence ATGACCTCCACCCCCGGGATCAGCCTCCGCCAGGTGGCCAAGACCTACGACAACGGCGTCACCGCCGTGCGCGACGTGTCGCTCGACGTCGCCGAGGGCGAGTTCGCCGTCCTCGTCGGCCCGTCGGGCTGCGGCAAGTCGACGCTGCTGCGCATGATCGCCGGTCTCGAGGAGGTCACCGGCGGCGAGATCCACATCGCCGGCCGCGACGTCACCGACGTGGCGCCGCCCGACCGCGACATCGCGATGGTGTTCCAGAACTACGCGTTGTACCCGCACATGACCGTTGGTCAGAACCTGGGCTTCGGCCTCAAGCAGCGCAAGACCGACAAGAACGTCATCGCGCAGCGCGTCGGCGAGGTCGGGACGATGCTCGGCCTCGGCGAGCTGATGCACCGCCGCCCCGCGCAGCTCAGCGGCGGCCAGCGCCAGCGCGTCGCGATCGGCCGCGCGCTGGTGCGCGAGCCCGCGGCGTTCCTGCTCGACGAGCCGCTGTCCAACCTCGACGCCAAGCTGCGCCACGCCATGCGCTCTGAGCTGGCCCGGCTGCATGGGCGGCTCGGCGTGACGACCGTTTACGTGACCCACGACCAGGTCGAGGCGATGACGCTCGGCGACCGCGTCGTCGTGCTGCGCGACGGCGTCGTTCAGCAGTGCGACCACCCGCAGGCGCTCTACGAGCGGCCGTGCAACCTCTTCGTCGCCGCGTTCATCGGCTCCCCCGCGATGAACCTCGTCGACGCCGAGGTCGAGGGCGGCGCTGTCCACTTCGCCGGCCACCGCCTCGCGCTGCCCGAGGGCTCGCCACTGCTCGGCCGGCGCGGCCGTGTCATCCTCGGCATCCGCCCTGCGGCGTTCGTGGCGGACGGCCCGCGCGCGGACCCGGACTGGCCGACCATGCGCGTCGAGCTCGGCCTCGTCGAGCACCTCGGCGACGAGGTGCAGGCGTCGTTCGCGCTGGACGCACCGCGCGTAACGGCCGACGCGGTGCTCGCTGCCGAGGACGCCGACGCGGCCGGCGACGCGCGCCTACTGGCCGACGACGAGCGCACGCGCTTCGTCGCCGCGCTCGACGGACGGCTGCCGGTCCGCACCGGCGATGCGATGACGCTGCGCGTGGACTGCAGCCAGCTGCACGCCTTCGACCCCGCCACTGGCGACGCGCTGGCCGTCCGCGACGCCATGCTGGCGGGCGTGCGCTGA
- a CDS encoding response regulator transcription factor, whose protein sequence is MRVLIVERRELVRAGARTLLAETPWISRCFVARDGHDALAIARRSEPHVALIAVDLGDEAGPVVARRLHAVSPTTRALLLADGSATALAPAVRAAGAVGVVSATASGPAIVEAVRRAWLGRAVAARRPPAAEHVLSQREREVLRHIAGGATNREIADRLELSPHTVKQHASTTFRKLAARNRADAVRRAQQLGLIA, encoded by the coding sequence GTGCGGGTCCTGATCGTCGAGCGGCGCGAGCTCGTCCGCGCCGGAGCGCGCACGCTGCTGGCCGAGACGCCGTGGATCTCGCGCTGCTTCGTGGCGCGCGACGGCCACGACGCGCTGGCGATCGCCCGCCGCAGCGAGCCGCACGTCGCGCTGATCGCGGTCGACCTCGGCGACGAGGCCGGCCCCGTCGTCGCGCGGCGGTTGCACGCCGTCAGCCCCACGACGCGCGCGCTGCTGCTTGCCGACGGCTCGGCGACAGCGCTGGCGCCCGCGGTCCGCGCCGCGGGCGCCGTGGGCGTCGTCAGCGCGACCGCGTCGGGCCCGGCGATCGTCGAGGCGGTGCGCCGCGCATGGCTGGGCCGGGCGGTCGCCGCGCGGCGACCGCCGGCCGCCGAGCACGTCCTCTCCCAGCGCGAGCGCGAGGTGCTGCGCCACATCGCCGGCGGCGCCACCAATCGCGAGATCGCCGATCGGCTGGAGCTCTCGCCGCACACCGTCAAGCAGCACGCCAGCACCACGTTCCGCAAGCTCGCGGCGCGCAACCGCGCCGACGCGGTGCGTCGAGCGCAGCAGCTCGGGCTGATCGCCTGA
- a CDS encoding IclR family transcriptional regulator, which translates to MAAGEGHASVDRALRVLRVLGSRGGGFTLDELSGVTGIPKSTLHRTLGALKDGGFAAQPVPGGPYTIGVELLAVAFGFYDQLDLRGLVHPLLVRARDRWDETAHVAVLDGADVVYLDKVESRQPLKLSSAIGGRNPAHATGLGKALLAWAYADDDALAGWLERTGQLAARTPRTIVDGAALARELATVRRRGYALESEESELGVRCVAVPIFLGHATPSCALSLAAPAQRMAAADQRAIGDALRTLVDEALGSAHDAGS; encoded by the coding sequence ATGGCCGCCGGAGAGGGACACGCGAGCGTCGACCGGGCACTGCGCGTGCTCCGGGTACTGGGCAGCCGCGGCGGCGGCTTCACGCTCGACGAGCTGTCAGGCGTCACGGGCATCCCGAAGAGCACGCTGCACCGAACGCTCGGCGCGCTCAAGGACGGCGGCTTCGCGGCTCAGCCGGTGCCCGGCGGGCCGTACACCATCGGCGTCGAGCTCCTGGCCGTCGCCTTCGGCTTCTACGACCAGCTCGACCTGCGCGGCCTGGTCCATCCGCTGCTGGTCCGGGCGCGCGATCGCTGGGACGAGACCGCGCACGTCGCGGTGCTCGACGGCGCCGACGTCGTCTACCTCGACAAGGTCGAGTCGCGCCAGCCGCTGAAGCTCAGCTCCGCGATCGGCGGGCGCAACCCGGCGCACGCGACCGGCCTGGGCAAGGCGCTGCTCGCCTGGGCCTACGCGGACGACGACGCGCTGGCGGGATGGCTCGAGCGGACCGGCCAGCTCGCGGCGCGGACGCCGCGGACCATCGTCGACGGCGCCGCGCTCGCGCGCGAGCTGGCCACCGTGCGCCGGCGCGGCTACGCGCTGGAGTCCGAGGAGAGCGAGCTCGGCGTGCGCTGCGTCGCGGTGCCGATCTTCCTCGGCCACGCCACGCCGAGCTGCGCGCTGAGCCTCGCCGCGCCGGCCCAGCGCATGGCCGCAGCCGACCAGCGGGCGATCGGCGACGCGCTGCGCACGCTGGTCGACGAGGCGCTCGGCTCAGCGCACGACGCCGGCTCTTGA
- a CDS encoding endo alpha-1,4 polygalactosaminidase, translating to MFHTLVRRAAIAAGSVLCCLGMASAASATVTLPPVNGQFDYQIGGAYTPLASVAIVDRDRLVAPASGKYNICYINAFQAQPDDAAWWKANHDNLLLKTAAGKYVIDPDWNEILFDTRTAAKRTELAGIQAGWMTACGTAGYQAIEPDNLDSWSRSKGLITTANNIAFATLLAQSAHASNLAIAQKNTSEIANQGKNTIGFDFVVAEECQRYTGDYGRECDDFIHYYGNQVYEIEYTDNGGVANFNTACTARGASISVIYRDRDVVPFGAAGYTYQYC from the coding sequence ATGTTCCACACGTTGGTCCGGCGCGCGGCGATCGCCGCGGGCTCGGTGCTGTGCTGCCTCGGCATGGCGAGCGCCGCCTCGGCGACCGTCACGCTGCCACCCGTCAACGGGCAGTTCGACTACCAGATCGGTGGTGCCTACACACCGCTGGCGTCGGTCGCGATCGTCGACCGCGATCGCCTCGTGGCACCTGCATCGGGCAAGTACAACATCTGCTACATCAACGCGTTCCAGGCGCAGCCGGACGACGCGGCGTGGTGGAAGGCCAACCACGACAACCTGCTGCTCAAGACGGCGGCGGGCAAGTACGTCATCGACCCGGACTGGAACGAGATCCTGTTCGACACGCGGACCGCCGCCAAGCGGACCGAGCTCGCCGGGATCCAGGCCGGCTGGATGACCGCATGCGGCACGGCGGGCTACCAGGCGATCGAGCCCGACAACCTGGACTCGTGGTCGCGGTCCAAGGGCCTGATCACCACGGCCAACAACATCGCGTTCGCGACGCTGCTGGCCCAGAGCGCCCACGCGTCGAACCTGGCGATCGCGCAGAAGAACACGTCCGAGATCGCCAACCAGGGCAAGAACACGATCGGGTTCGACTTCGTCGTGGCGGAGGAGTGCCAGCGCTACACGGGCGACTACGGTCGTGAGTGCGACGACTTCATCCACTACTACGGCAACCAAGTCTACGAGATCGAGTACACCGACAACGGCGGCGTGGCGAACTTCAACACCGCCTGCACCGCCCGCGGCGCGTCCATCTCCGTCATCTACCGCGACCGCGACGTCGTCCCGTTCGGGGCGGCCGGCTACACCTACCAGTACTGCTGA
- a CDS encoding IclR family transcriptional regulator, which produces MSPRERTGAPAAVKSADRVMTILDLLGERHAMTFSEIAAALELPKSSAHSLLATMTERGYLELDPERRTYRVGIRVWQLARTRRDIEELRVLLEPIMDRLGAETTETVQLARLEGSEVVYLAIIEAAHPMKLMSTVGARLSAHGSGVGKVLLAALHPDDARARLERAVPLTALTEHTITDPDQLMVELERVRKRGYATDQEEFAVGLRCVAMPVVDGDGRTVAAMSVSIPTPRWSREVAAQAREALAEATACAHGLLAGGRSG; this is translated from the coding sequence ATGAGCCCACGGGAGCGCACCGGCGCGCCGGCGGCGGTCAAGTCCGCCGACCGCGTGATGACGATCCTCGACCTGCTCGGCGAGCGCCACGCGATGACGTTCAGCGAGATCGCCGCCGCGCTGGAGCTGCCGAAGTCCTCGGCGCACAGCCTGCTGGCGACGATGACCGAGCGTGGCTATCTCGAGCTCGACCCGGAGCGCCGCACGTATCGGGTCGGCATCCGCGTCTGGCAGCTGGCCCGCACTCGCCGCGACATCGAGGAGCTGCGCGTCCTGCTCGAGCCGATCATGGACCGGCTCGGCGCGGAGACGACCGAGACCGTCCAACTCGCGCGGCTGGAGGGGTCGGAGGTCGTCTACCTCGCGATCATCGAGGCCGCGCACCCGATGAAGTTGATGTCGACGGTGGGCGCGCGCCTGTCCGCCCACGGCAGCGGCGTCGGGAAGGTGCTGCTCGCCGCGCTGCACCCCGACGACGCCCGCGCGCGGTTGGAGCGGGCGGTGCCGTTGACGGCGCTGACCGAGCACACGATCACGGACCCCGACCAGTTGATGGTCGAGCTGGAGCGCGTGCGCAAGCGTGGCTATGCGACCGACCAGGAGGAGTTCGCGGTCGGCCTGCGCTGCGTGGCGATGCCGGTCGTCGACGGCGACGGCCGCACCGTCGCCGCGATGTCGGTGTCGATCCCGACGCCGCGCTGGAGTCGCGAGGTCGCGGCGCAGGCGCGCGAGGCGCTGGCCGAGGCGACGGCGTGCGCCCATGGCCTGCTGGCAGGGGGCCGTTCGGGCTAG
- a CDS encoding SDR family NAD(P)-dependent oxidoreductase, protein MAGRLQGRTAIVTGAGSGIGRATAVAYAAEGANVVLAELVPERAERIAADIAVAGGVAVAEPVDVTDADAVERLVVATVARFGAVDVLVHSAANVPLVNDHDARLTELDPEVWFKIIDLFLNGTFHVCRFAGRQMIAQGGGSIVLVATTDALVGVAGLDAYTAAKGGVVALTRSFAAGMAPDGVRVNAICPSFVSTEPQKEWLEDPASQETIDRLHLLPIATPEQIAPLALYLASDESAVMTGTVLPVDSGYTAFKANLDVMGAMRVGQDQSS, encoded by the coding sequence GTGGCCGGCCGACTGCAGGGCAGGACCGCGATCGTCACGGGAGCGGGTTCCGGCATCGGACGCGCGACCGCGGTCGCCTACGCCGCCGAGGGAGCCAACGTGGTGCTCGCCGAGCTGGTGCCCGAGCGGGCCGAGCGGATCGCCGCCGACATCGCCGTCGCCGGCGGCGTCGCGGTGGCCGAGCCGGTCGACGTCACCGACGCCGACGCCGTCGAGCGCCTCGTCGTCGCGACCGTCGCGCGCTTCGGCGCCGTCGACGTCCTCGTCCACTCCGCCGCCAACGTCCCGCTGGTCAACGACCACGACGCGCGGCTGACCGAGCTGGACCCCGAGGTGTGGTTCAAGATCATCGACTTGTTCCTCAACGGCACGTTCCACGTGTGCCGCTTCGCGGGCCGGCAGATGATCGCGCAGGGCGGCGGCTCGATCGTCCTGGTGGCGACGACCGACGCGCTCGTGGGGGTCGCCGGCCTGGACGCCTACACCGCGGCCAAGGGCGGCGTCGTCGCGCTGACGCGCTCGTTCGCGGCCGGCATGGCGCCGGACGGCGTCCGCGTCAACGCGATCTGCCCGAGCTTCGTCTCAACCGAGCCGCAGAAGGAGTGGCTGGAGGACCCGGCGTCGCAGGAGACGATCGACCGCCTGCACCTGCTGCCGATCGCCACGCCGGAGCAGATCGCGCCGCTGGCGCTGTACCTCGCCTCCGACGAGTCGGCCGTCATGACGGGCACCGTCCTGCCCGTCGACAGCGGCTACACGGCGTTCAAGGCCAACCTCGACGTGATGGGCGCGATGCGGGTCGGGCAAGATCAGTCCTCATGA
- a CDS encoding RidA family protein produces the protein MREPVSGGAPAGPYTPGIIASGRQLFVSGQGPLRDGVVVEGTIEEQTRLTLENVGVVLRNAGASFADVARVGVFLEDLDDFAAMNAVYMEFFDEPRPARTTVGAKLMGIKVEIDCVAFLP, from the coding sequence ATGAGAGAACCCGTCAGCGGCGGCGCGCCCGCCGGCCCGTACACCCCCGGGATCATCGCCTCCGGGCGCCAGCTCTTCGTCTCCGGACAGGGTCCGCTGCGCGATGGCGTCGTCGTCGAGGGCACGATCGAGGAGCAGACGCGCCTCACGCTCGAGAACGTCGGCGTCGTCCTGCGCAACGCCGGCGCGTCGTTCGCCGACGTCGCGCGCGTCGGCGTGTTCCTGGAGGATCTCGACGACTTCGCCGCGATGAACGCCGTCTACATGGAGTTCTTCGACGAGCCGCGCCCGGCGCGCACGACGGTCGGCGCGAAGCTGATGGGCATCAAGGTCGAGATCGACTGCGTGGCGTTCCTGCCTTGA